The following proteins are co-located in the Spinactinospora alkalitolerans genome:
- a CDS encoding very short patch repair endonuclease yields the protein MTGHTKRNAPGTSWASTPGTRRSMQSNKGRDTKPELALRRAIHAMGLRYRVSFRPIPSVRRTADLVFTRARLAVFLDGCFWHGCPEHHTVAKANAEYWASKVEANRERDRQTDRLLEEAGWAVLRVWEHEDPLEAAARVRALYETASRQSVKRPQP from the coding sequence ATGACCGGACACACCAAGCGCAATGCCCCGGGCACATCGTGGGCTTCCACTCCCGGCACGCGACGCAGCATGCAGTCCAACAAGGGGCGTGACACCAAGCCCGAGCTGGCCTTGCGGCGCGCGATTCATGCCATGGGTCTCCGATACCGTGTCTCCTTCCGACCGATTCCTTCTGTCAGGCGCACGGCAGACCTCGTATTCACTCGTGCACGGTTGGCCGTGTTCCTCGACGGATGCTTTTGGCACGGGTGCCCCGAACACCACACGGTCGCCAAGGCCAACGCCGAATACTGGGCGTCCAAGGTCGAGGCGAATCGCGAACGTGATCGACAGACGGATCGCCTGCTTGAAGAGGCAGGGTGGGCGGTACTCCGTGTCTGGGAACACGAAGATCCCCTTGAAGCCGCCGCCCGCGTACGCGCTCTGTACGAGACCGCCTCGCGGCAATCGGTGAAAAGGCCGCAACCGTGA
- a CDS encoding DEAD/DEAH box helicase, which produces MKRTEWIPDAGLVREVDDLFGRAIDSYRANPNLIAEHANHEESIRVGGYSSRTLLELVQNAADAMSGADEHEEGAGRVEIVLDLDHQTLYCANAGRPFSRSGLTAIAHAHLSGKRGDEIGRFGLGFKSVLAVTDAPQVFSRSISFEFNSTKAKETIASIGSAAKRFPALRTATRMDAQAEFTKDPILAELAEWAVTIVRLPHASKLENLKKEIEEFRSEFLLFVNAVREVRLRVIGTDEDFVTSHVSRDLGDGRFRIERPDGDHDEWYVENRMHAPSSEARAEVGEAVSRDQVKVTVAMPARFAQRRTGEFWSYFPLQDKTSASALFNAPWSVNDDRTTLLENTYNREILVTLSEMFVDMLPKVSSVDDPAAHLDYMPARGREAHSFGDEILCAHVPQIGAETALIPDATGVMCTPQDLRPLDFTVSDTSESDHEEWIKSPNTGDDVPHWRCYVNNQRVTRLRQLYVYKFSSAFPDRRSRDEMKALEEMPKRGVLSWLREWAEGADMDSAARALDFVLMNPKIDGIRSAKVIPTTSGMRSVNDRNEVFLKRVDDVDIEGASFVHPGFLAIPGIEKKLREKAGFRDLDPLAILQARLGKLSPASGDEELSKFWDAVLDVPMDQARKVVSRDTAGCIKVPTRDGGWSSPRHVLDIDGLGDGIRIRMLDRTRCVPQVAHAAGVIHAAVSVYSVEDEVHFEDYHQYVIDELNRRLGPGERPVERIEFDRNDGPGPFSTLLMLKEAQAPDQVRETWTVHLLAFDKGDDWTCEDIDTGQTHRVVSPVRWAAERAGLVRSTRGYRAPGRVVSASLVEFEALLPLFRGPRPVEDALALPKELDKVPADVLREALEAELIPSQVKDGTLTEFVLVAGGIAFPDGHPVLIPARVGRGIEARRPDTVYLATTEEERTFLASRHKPYLRADQDQVDLLVEAVGCRRFEDSFSFSLLAEGRQDGERVIDLYTGLRSTFAEDKVMNATVAKAVHIAKRVTTEDGVEDQSLEWHLDGLTLVVRADLDERRVLEILNEAFDLRLSNAELSDVLQAGVDQRLEEQRQEARVASSDAERLEVFFGEDTLKEKLPKGLWQALEGQDLVDDSTSVAKLFLTVYGSDSIRLLEDQFRNEGYTDVPTTWAGGAPTIAWLRKMGFGTEYAGRRSQRQDDEFVVPGAVKLNPLHNFQKHISRQLQDVLTLQEPNGRALKGMVELPTGAGKTRVATETVLRLFIGGGMRGTVLWVAQSAELCEQAVQTFSTVWRGLGDERPLTIGRLWESNTVHEPDTEFSVIVATDAKLETVIDTPAYEWLSRASAVFIDEAHRAGGSKRYTRILRWLGVDGRSWERPLVGLSATPFKGKIDDGEPTKELAARFGNRKIKAFEGNAYEELSRIGVLARVKHEVLPGIDVDLKPEELKHVQSKGKLEPQVLDRIGRDQARIKALVNHILSQDPEWPILVFTPNVLSAQVLAATLRYRQIEAAAVSGQTGRQERRDIIEKFKNGDIQVLANCDLLIQGFDAPGVRALYIARPTFSPSAYIQMAGRGLRGPANDGSKECLIVDVADNFGAVNDFLGYRAYEDLWLEQGA; this is translated from the coding sequence ATGAAGCGTACCGAGTGGATCCCCGACGCGGGGCTGGTCCGTGAGGTCGACGACCTCTTCGGGCGGGCGATCGATTCATACCGTGCTAATCCGAACCTGATTGCGGAGCACGCCAACCACGAGGAGTCCATCCGGGTCGGCGGTTACTCCAGCCGCACGCTCCTGGAACTGGTGCAGAACGCGGCCGACGCCATGTCGGGAGCTGACGAGCACGAGGAGGGAGCCGGGCGGGTCGAGATCGTCCTTGACCTCGACCACCAGACTCTGTACTGCGCGAACGCCGGTCGCCCGTTCTCGCGGAGTGGCCTCACCGCGATCGCTCACGCACACCTCAGTGGCAAGAGGGGCGACGAGATCGGGCGGTTCGGACTCGGGTTCAAGTCGGTGCTCGCCGTCACCGATGCTCCGCAGGTCTTCAGCCGATCGATCTCCTTCGAGTTCAATTCGACCAAGGCGAAGGAGACGATCGCGTCGATCGGGTCGGCGGCCAAGAGGTTCCCGGCCTTGAGAACCGCGACGCGGATGGATGCTCAGGCCGAGTTCACCAAGGACCCGATCCTGGCCGAGCTCGCGGAGTGGGCGGTGACGATCGTCAGGCTGCCGCACGCGTCGAAGCTGGAGAACCTCAAGAAGGAGATCGAGGAGTTCCGCTCCGAGTTCCTCCTCTTCGTCAACGCGGTGCGTGAGGTCCGGCTCCGGGTGATCGGGACGGACGAAGACTTCGTGACGAGCCATGTGTCGCGTGACCTCGGCGACGGCAGGTTCCGGATCGAACGTCCCGATGGTGACCACGATGAGTGGTACGTCGAGAACCGGATGCATGCACCCAGCTCCGAGGCTCGGGCCGAGGTCGGTGAAGCGGTGTCGCGCGACCAGGTGAAGGTCACGGTCGCCATGCCGGCGCGCTTCGCCCAGAGGAGGACGGGCGAGTTCTGGTCGTACTTCCCGCTTCAGGACAAGACCTCTGCATCCGCCCTTTTCAACGCTCCCTGGAGCGTCAACGACGACCGCACCACGCTGCTCGAGAACACCTACAACCGAGAGATCCTCGTGACTCTCTCGGAGATGTTCGTCGACATGCTGCCGAAGGTCTCGTCTGTCGACGATCCGGCTGCGCACTTGGACTACATGCCGGCGCGTGGTCGTGAGGCCCACTCGTTCGGCGACGAGATCCTCTGTGCCCACGTCCCGCAGATCGGGGCCGAGACGGCGCTGATCCCCGACGCGACGGGCGTCATGTGCACGCCGCAGGATCTCCGTCCTCTCGACTTCACCGTCAGTGACACGTCCGAGAGTGACCACGAAGAGTGGATCAAGTCACCCAACACCGGCGACGACGTTCCGCACTGGCGTTGCTACGTCAACAACCAGCGTGTGACTCGTCTGCGGCAGCTCTACGTCTACAAGTTCTCCTCTGCCTTCCCGGACCGACGGTCCAGGGACGAGATGAAAGCGCTGGAGGAGATGCCCAAGAGAGGCGTCCTGTCGTGGCTGCGTGAGTGGGCAGAGGGAGCCGACATGGACTCTGCCGCGAGGGCACTCGACTTCGTCCTGATGAACCCCAAGATCGACGGCATCAGGTCTGCGAAGGTCATCCCGACGACCAGCGGGATGCGGTCCGTCAATGATCGTAACGAGGTCTTCCTCAAGCGTGTGGACGACGTCGACATCGAAGGAGCGAGTTTCGTCCACCCGGGTTTCCTGGCGATCCCCGGCATCGAGAAGAAGCTCCGTGAGAAGGCCGGGTTCCGGGACCTGGATCCGCTCGCGATCCTCCAGGCCAGGCTGGGCAAGCTGTCTCCTGCGTCGGGAGACGAGGAACTCTCGAAGTTCTGGGACGCGGTCCTCGACGTACCCATGGACCAGGCTCGGAAGGTCGTGTCCCGCGACACGGCAGGCTGCATCAAGGTACCGACGCGCGACGGCGGCTGGTCTTCGCCCAGGCACGTGTTGGACATCGACGGGCTCGGTGACGGCATTCGAATTCGAATGTTGGACCGGACGAGGTGCGTTCCGCAGGTCGCGCATGCAGCAGGGGTCATCCATGCTGCGGTGTCCGTGTACTCGGTCGAGGACGAGGTCCACTTCGAGGACTACCACCAGTACGTCATAGACGAGCTCAACCGGAGGCTCGGGCCTGGAGAGCGCCCCGTCGAACGGATCGAGTTCGACAGGAACGACGGCCCCGGTCCCTTCTCGACGCTCCTCATGCTGAAGGAGGCACAAGCACCGGACCAGGTCCGTGAGACGTGGACGGTTCATCTGCTCGCCTTCGATAAGGGGGACGACTGGACCTGCGAGGACATCGACACGGGCCAGACCCACCGAGTCGTCTCCCCTGTTCGATGGGCAGCGGAGCGGGCAGGGTTGGTGCGGTCGACTCGCGGCTACCGGGCTCCGGGCCGGGTCGTGTCTGCGTCGCTCGTCGAGTTCGAGGCCCTGCTGCCGCTCTTCCGCGGACCGCGCCCTGTCGAAGACGCTCTGGCGCTGCCGAAGGAACTGGACAAGGTTCCCGCCGACGTGCTGCGTGAAGCGCTCGAGGCGGAGCTCATCCCCTCGCAGGTCAAGGACGGCACTCTGACGGAATTCGTCCTCGTCGCCGGCGGGATCGCGTTCCCCGACGGGCACCCGGTGCTCATCCCTGCCCGGGTGGGACGCGGCATCGAGGCGAGGCGGCCTGACACGGTGTACTTGGCGACCACCGAGGAAGAACGTACTTTCCTCGCTTCGCGGCACAAGCCGTACCTCCGGGCAGATCAAGATCAGGTGGACCTGCTCGTCGAAGCGGTCGGATGTCGCCGGTTCGAGGACAGCTTCTCCTTCTCCCTGCTGGCCGAGGGCCGGCAGGACGGGGAGCGCGTCATCGACTTGTACACCGGACTCCGTTCGACGTTCGCGGAGGACAAGGTCATGAACGCGACCGTGGCGAAGGCCGTCCACATCGCGAAGCGCGTGACCACCGAGGACGGCGTCGAGGACCAGTCGCTCGAGTGGCACCTGGACGGGCTGACGCTCGTGGTCCGCGCGGACCTCGACGAACGGCGTGTCCTCGAGATCCTCAACGAGGCATTCGACTTGAGGCTGTCGAACGCCGAGCTGAGCGATGTCCTTCAGGCAGGCGTGGACCAGCGTCTGGAGGAACAGCGGCAGGAAGCCCGTGTCGCCTCCAGTGATGCAGAGCGTCTCGAGGTGTTCTTCGGCGAGGACACGCTGAAGGAGAAGCTGCCGAAGGGACTCTGGCAGGCGCTCGAGGGACAGGACCTGGTGGACGACTCGACGTCCGTCGCGAAACTCTTCCTGACCGTCTACGGCAGCGACTCGATCCGGCTCCTCGAAGACCAGTTCCGTAACGAGGGATACACGGACGTTCCGACGACGTGGGCGGGCGGCGCACCGACGATCGCCTGGCTTCGGAAGATGGGGTTCGGCACCGAATACGCCGGACGTCGGAGCCAGCGCCAGGACGACGAGTTCGTCGTGCCCGGTGCCGTGAAGCTCAACCCTCTGCACAACTTCCAGAAGCACATCAGTCGGCAGCTGCAGGATGTGTTGACGCTCCAGGAGCCGAACGGTCGCGCGCTCAAGGGCATGGTCGAGCTTCCGACGGGAGCCGGGAAGACCCGTGTCGCCACCGAGACCGTGCTGCGACTCTTCATCGGCGGCGGAATGCGCGGAACGGTGCTCTGGGTCGCGCAGTCGGCCGAGCTTTGCGAGCAGGCGGTGCAGACCTTCAGCACCGTTTGGCGCGGGCTCGGCGATGAACGTCCGTTGACGATCGGTCGGCTCTGGGAGAGCAACACCGTCCACGAGCCCGACACCGAATTCAGCGTGATCGTGGCCACCGACGCCAAGCTCGAGACCGTGATCGACACCCCTGCGTATGAGTGGCTGAGCCGAGCCTCTGCCGTCTTCATCGATGAGGCACACCGTGCCGGCGGATCGAAACGGTACACGCGAATCCTGAGGTGGCTCGGTGTCGACGGCCGTAGTTGGGAGCGGCCTCTGGTGGGTCTCTCGGCGACCCCGTTCAAGGGGAAGATCGACGACGGAGAGCCGACGAAGGAACTGGCGGCTCGTTTCGGTAACCGCAAGATCAAGGCCTTCGAGGGCAACGCCTACGAGGAGCTGTCGCGGATCGGCGTCCTCGCTCGGGTCAAGCACGAGGTGCTGCCGGGCATCGACGTCGACCTGAAGCCGGAAGAACTGAAACACGTGCAGTCCAAGGGCAAGCTCGAGCCTCAGGTGCTCGACCGCATCGGCCGAGACCAGGCACGAATAAAGGCTCTCGTGAACCACATTCTGAGCCAGGACCCCGAATGGCCCATCCTCGTGTTCACGCCGAACGTCCTGTCCGCCCAGGTCCTTGCCGCGACGCTTCGTTATCGGCAGATCGAAGCCGCAGCGGTCAGCGGTCAGACCGGACGGCAAGAGCGCCGCGACATCATCGAGAAGTTCAAGAACGGCGATATCCAGGTTCTGGCGAACTGCGACCTGCTGATCCAGGGCTTTGACGCACCTGGTGTCCGAGCTCTGTACATCGCGAGACCGACGTTCAGCCCCAGCGCATACATCCAGATGGCCGGCCGCGGGCTGCGCGGTCCCGCGAACGATGGCAGTAAGGAGTGCCTCATCGTGGACGTCGCCGACAACTTCGGGGCGGTCAACGACTTTCTCGGGTATCGCGCCTACGAGGACCTCTGGCTGGAGCAGGGAGCATGA
- a CDS encoding nuclease-related domain-containing DEAD/DEAH box helicase, translating to MILVPDLADIETTTTSSAERRVARLLQSVDGPSDAVAFHSVKLRSHAVKQQGEADFVVLWDGIVILIEVKGGGVRKYDGVWYSIDRHGDWKKLRESPMDQAQSAMYALRGILREEGVGWFATEAVAVTPDIDAPPPAVEWKGSHWWAKDQMSIAGMTKAFEEVADEARTAPFGVKIARSEHLRARLFGEFTRMPVIDAQRGAVIEEQNRATDGQARVLAALSRNPRMLVFGGAGTGKSLVLAEAAKQEAGEGKSVLITFHSPSLVDFFGPRIVGRDIDLLPFADLSGDKQYDAVFVDEAQDLMNAAGMDALDAVIRGGRAGGRWRMFLDPNNQARVDGEFDPDVCELVQQEALQYDLDRNVRNTRAIVHVVQEYLGADVGDPGIVHGDRVQWRWTEGTADVAAAEAVARDLVGNGARREDIWIISVSADAEPRRSRAGFLVTNPRFTKGLEAEHVIVCDLPQEYDDRGLAAFYVAVTRARVTLHVIASKEDKKRLQDLLREQVGK from the coding sequence ATGATCCTCGTTCCGGACCTCGCCGACATCGAGACGACGACCACCAGCAGCGCCGAGCGTCGGGTCGCGCGCCTGCTGCAGTCGGTCGACGGGCCCAGCGACGCGGTCGCCTTCCACTCCGTCAAGTTGCGAAGCCACGCGGTCAAGCAGCAGGGAGAGGCGGACTTCGTCGTTCTCTGGGACGGAATCGTGATCCTCATCGAGGTCAAGGGAGGGGGCGTCAGGAAGTACGACGGCGTCTGGTACAGCATCGACCGCCACGGTGACTGGAAGAAGTTGCGTGAATCTCCGATGGACCAGGCGCAGTCGGCGATGTACGCGTTGCGGGGCATCCTGCGCGAGGAAGGTGTCGGTTGGTTCGCGACCGAGGCCGTTGCCGTCACGCCTGACATCGATGCCCCTCCTCCTGCCGTCGAGTGGAAGGGGAGCCACTGGTGGGCCAAGGACCAGATGAGCATCGCTGGAATGACGAAAGCCTTTGAAGAGGTCGCCGACGAGGCCAGGACCGCCCCCTTCGGGGTCAAGATCGCGCGGTCCGAGCATCTTCGGGCTCGCCTGTTCGGTGAGTTCACGCGGATGCCCGTCATCGATGCGCAGCGTGGCGCCGTCATCGAGGAACAGAACCGAGCGACCGATGGCCAGGCCCGGGTTCTGGCCGCGCTCTCGCGCAACCCGAGGATGCTCGTCTTCGGTGGTGCGGGTACCGGGAAGTCTCTGGTGCTGGCAGAGGCTGCGAAGCAGGAGGCGGGCGAGGGGAAGTCGGTTCTCATCACCTTCCACTCGCCTTCCCTGGTCGACTTCTTCGGCCCGCGGATCGTGGGGAGAGACATCGATCTCCTTCCGTTCGCCGACCTGTCCGGTGACAAGCAGTACGACGCCGTCTTCGTCGACGAGGCACAGGACCTCATGAACGCCGCCGGCATGGACGCACTGGACGCCGTGATCCGCGGAGGTCGAGCGGGCGGCCGGTGGAGGATGTTCCTCGACCCCAACAACCAGGCACGCGTGGACGGCGAGTTCGATCCCGACGTGTGCGAGCTGGTGCAGCAGGAGGCGCTCCAGTACGACCTCGACCGGAACGTTCGCAACACCCGGGCGATCGTCCACGTCGTGCAGGAGTACCTCGGCGCTGACGTCGGAGACCCGGGCATCGTCCACGGTGACCGAGTTCAGTGGCGGTGGACCGAGGGGACGGCCGACGTCGCGGCGGCCGAGGCCGTGGCTCGAGACCTCGTCGGGAACGGGGCTCGCCGCGAGGACATCTGGATCATCAGCGTCTCCGCAGATGCCGAGCCGCGAAGGAGCAGGGCCGGATTCCTCGTGACGAACCCGCGGTTCACCAAGGGGCTGGAAGCAGAGCACGTCATCGTCTGCGATCTGCCGCAGGAATACGACGACCGGGGACTGGCCGCGTTCTACGTGGCCGTCACGAGGGCCCGAGTCACGCTCCACGTGATCGCTTCCAAGGAAGACAAGAAGCGGCTCCAGGACCTTCTTCGAGAGCAGGTTGGCAAGTGA
- a CDS encoding helicase-related protein produces the protein MKLAAAQQEALKHLRASYEGPEAGDEEVTANLPHRQYAVGMLFPSETVARGSHDGEDADEEVSADVPDGDVEEDGAGIPLAEDWRPSSVAISFVTDGDSVDVDFSCGTYAAVDGDGPPRWRRTPFSADDLVLRRGEGPVALDVGDVPVEVGARWRDFKGDSLVTVHVRVLTESTRDDRLDIARMLFQVRLAVAPSAGAQILEYDTTRSFDADPETAELRLRYRNRKVYAVGHGMAADWEFTAGRCTRAFLDPIPAFVVPAVETTGFDEGTAEAKSLELEHLQQVDTDPDAVLRSLDAFVDAFAGWAAEQMERAEAFGDDKAVAIRIAERSQDAVDRMREGVNLLRAPGRQDLRTAFSLGMAAMRLQMRQASINRGGSEGRVPEPRWRPFQLGFLLVSLASTVDVTHKDRDLVDLIWFPTGGGKTEAYLGLAAIEIFRRRLAHDVAGGGTAVITRYTLRLLTSQQFQRAAALVCAMEKLRATDERVKGMVRFSIGLWVGNEVTPGTRREARSALERLQKAARPEEANQFQVESCPWCLTPSVPKAKSNKPQDYGMRLVGNDVVLHCVDESCAFSGELPLAVVDEVLYDEPPTILLATVDKFARLQFRPEAGRLLGIGTAFEQPSMVIQDELHLLSGPLGTTVAVFDAVIQLLLSRSGASPKIIASTATIRASEEQVQGLYGRDVALYPPSGLDDDRTFFSRPVESGEGRLYVGLMPQSVSQPSAVIAAVTPMVEMPEALAARVPSAASRDAYWTLVMYHNSLRELGRTGTLVVDDVNGRLEPRADRLGFPLRPVRAGKVLELTSRRGAEELPKDLRALRVRADETSDAVDVVLSSNMLSVGIDIPRLALMLMVGQPKTTAEYVQATSRVGRGDTKGVVVTLFRSSRARDRSHFETFRGYHEALYRSVEPTSVTPWSLASRDRSLAGALVALLRQSFGPLADNDAAGRFDLEDDRISDAVERLVERFLGYVTRADRLEAEETSDAVWSLLRDWDRRAAQARESGDSLYYERSEKEQAALLKRFGQPGEGWLVGDSMRSVEPNVAVEVREPQEEVHRGEDQA, from the coding sequence GTGAAGCTCGCAGCGGCCCAGCAGGAGGCGCTGAAACACCTCCGCGCGTCCTACGAGGGGCCTGAGGCGGGGGACGAGGAGGTCACGGCGAACCTGCCTCACCGGCAGTATGCCGTCGGCATGCTGTTCCCGAGCGAGACCGTGGCTCGTGGTTCTCATGACGGCGAGGACGCGGATGAAGAGGTCTCCGCCGACGTCCCCGACGGCGATGTCGAGGAGGACGGCGCCGGGATCCCCCTGGCCGAGGACTGGCGGCCCTCGTCGGTCGCGATCTCCTTCGTCACCGACGGCGACTCCGTCGACGTCGACTTCTCGTGCGGCACGTACGCCGCTGTCGACGGAGACGGACCGCCGAGGTGGCGTCGTACCCCGTTCTCTGCAGACGACCTCGTTCTCCGTCGGGGAGAAGGGCCCGTCGCTCTGGACGTAGGAGACGTTCCTGTCGAGGTCGGGGCACGTTGGCGCGATTTCAAGGGTGACTCCTTGGTCACGGTGCACGTCCGGGTTCTGACCGAATCCACGAGAGACGACCGACTCGACATCGCTCGGATGCTGTTCCAGGTTCGGCTGGCCGTCGCTCCTTCCGCAGGTGCGCAGATCCTGGAGTACGACACGACGCGCTCGTTCGACGCCGATCCGGAAACCGCCGAGCTGCGCCTGCGATACCGCAACAGAAAGGTCTACGCGGTCGGGCACGGCATGGCTGCGGACTGGGAGTTCACGGCGGGCCGCTGCACCAGGGCCTTCCTCGACCCGATACCGGCCTTCGTCGTGCCCGCCGTCGAAACCACGGGGTTCGACGAGGGGACGGCCGAGGCCAAGTCCTTGGAGCTGGAGCACCTCCAGCAGGTCGACACGGATCCCGATGCGGTACTTCGGTCGCTGGACGCCTTTGTCGACGCCTTCGCCGGGTGGGCTGCCGAACAGATGGAACGAGCAGAGGCCTTCGGCGATGACAAGGCCGTGGCGATCCGGATCGCCGAGCGTTCTCAGGATGCCGTCGACAGGATGAGGGAAGGCGTGAACCTCCTCCGGGCGCCGGGACGGCAAGACCTGCGAACGGCTTTTTCGCTCGGCATGGCTGCCATGCGTCTGCAGATGCGGCAGGCATCGATCAACCGCGGGGGGTCGGAAGGTCGGGTGCCGGAGCCGCGGTGGCGCCCGTTCCAGCTCGGTTTCCTGCTCGTCTCGTTGGCATCCACCGTTGACGTGACGCACAAGGATCGGGACCTCGTCGACCTCATCTGGTTTCCGACCGGTGGCGGCAAAACCGAGGCATACCTCGGTCTCGCCGCGATCGAGATCTTCCGTCGGCGGCTTGCTCATGACGTGGCCGGTGGAGGGACCGCCGTGATCACCCGGTACACATTGCGGCTCCTGACCTCTCAGCAGTTCCAGCGTGCTGCGGCGCTGGTTTGCGCAATGGAGAAGCTGCGGGCCACGGACGAACGAGTGAAAGGGATGGTGCGGTTCTCGATCGGTCTCTGGGTGGGCAACGAAGTCACCCCTGGCACGCGCAGAGAGGCGCGGAGTGCGCTCGAGCGTCTGCAGAAGGCCGCGCGTCCGGAAGAGGCGAACCAGTTCCAGGTCGAGAGCTGTCCGTGGTGCCTGACGCCGTCGGTGCCGAAGGCCAAGAGCAACAAGCCGCAGGACTATGGCATGCGCCTGGTGGGAAACGACGTCGTACTCCATTGCGTCGACGAATCGTGCGCGTTCAGCGGCGAACTTCCGCTCGCGGTCGTCGACGAGGTTCTGTACGACGAACCGCCCACGATCCTGCTGGCCACCGTCGACAAGTTCGCGCGTCTGCAGTTCAGGCCCGAAGCCGGCAGGCTGCTCGGGATCGGGACCGCCTTCGAGCAGCCGTCCATGGTCATCCAGGATGAGCTGCACCTGCTCTCGGGGCCGCTCGGGACCACTGTCGCCGTCTTCGACGCAGTCATCCAGCTCTTGCTGAGCCGTTCCGGCGCCAGCCCCAAGATCATCGCGTCGACTGCCACCATCCGTGCGTCCGAGGAGCAGGTACAGGGACTGTACGGGCGTGACGTCGCCCTGTACCCGCCATCAGGGCTCGACGACGACCGCACCTTCTTCTCTCGCCCCGTGGAGAGTGGAGAAGGACGTCTCTACGTCGGCCTGATGCCGCAGTCGGTCTCTCAGCCGTCGGCCGTCATCGCGGCGGTCACTCCGATGGTGGAGATGCCGGAGGCGCTCGCTGCCCGTGTTCCGTCTGCCGCATCCCGAGATGCGTACTGGACACTGGTCATGTACCACAACAGTCTTCGTGAGCTCGGCCGGACGGGGACGCTGGTCGTCGACGACGTCAACGGCCGTCTGGAGCCTCGCGCCGATCGGCTCGGCTTCCCGCTGCGTCCTGTCAGGGCGGGGAAGGTCTTGGAATTGACGAGCCGCCGCGGAGCCGAGGAGCTACCGAAGGATCTCCGTGCGCTTCGAGTCAGGGCCGACGAGACGTCGGACGCCGTCGACGTGGTCCTCTCGTCGAACATGCTCTCCGTCGGCATCGACATTCCGAGGCTCGCCCTGATGCTCATGGTGGGACAGCCGAAGACCACGGCCGAGTACGTTCAGGCCACCAGCCGTGTCGGGCGCGGAGACACGAAGGGCGTCGTCGTCACGCTTTTCAGGTCGAGCAGGGCCCGCGATCGGTCGCACTTCGAGACTTTCCGTGGCTACCACGAGGCTCTCTACCGCAGCGTGGAGCCCACGAGCGTGACGCCATGGTCGTTGGCCTCGCGCGACCGATCTCTCGCCGGCGCACTCGTCGCATTGCTGAGGCAGTCGTTCGGCCCGCTCGCCGACAACGACGCGGCAGGTCGGTTCGACCTCGAGGACGACAGGATCAGCGACGCGGTCGAGCGACTCGTCGAGCGGTTCCTCGGGTACGTGACGCGTGCCGATCGCCTCGAAGCCGAGGAGACGAGCGACGCCGTGTGGAGCCTGCTGAGGGACTGGGACCGTCGGGCGGCACAAGCACGCGAGTCGGGCGACTCCTTGTACTACGAGCGTTCGGAGAAGGAGCAGGCGGCTCTGTTGAAGAGATTCGGTCAGCCCGGCGAAGGGTGGCTCGTCGGAGACTCGATGAGATCCGTCGAGCCCAACGTGGCGGTCGAGGTCCGGGAACCGCAGGAAGAGGTGCACCGTGGAGAAGATCAGGCATGA